Proteins from a genomic interval of Herpetosiphonaceae bacterium:
- the nadD gene encoding nicotinate-nucleotide adenylyltransferase — translation MLARIALLGGTFDPIHIGHLAIAEDVRFALNADRVLFVPAAQQPLKSYQHTASAPDRLEMTRLAVADNPAFAVADIEIRRGGLSYSVETVAQIGAEYPKAELFFIVGVDAAATLPQWFQVERLLHLCRIAIVERPGYIFDPQALFEALPLARERTVLVPGPALDISASEVRQRLRAGRPVRYHLPAAVSQYIEQRGLYREASPHDPTRTAADNHA, via the coding sequence ATGTTGGCGCGAATCGCACTCCTAGGTGGCACATTCGACCCAATCCATATCGGGCATCTGGCAATCGCCGAGGATGTCCGCTTTGCGTTAAATGCCGACCGCGTGCTCTTCGTGCCAGCCGCCCAGCAGCCGCTCAAATCGTACCAGCACACGGCCTCCGCGCCCGACCGTCTGGAGATGACGCGGCTGGCCGTAGCCGACAATCCGGCCTTTGCCGTCGCGGACATCGAGATCCGTCGTGGCGGCCTCTCGTACAGCGTCGAGACAGTCGCCCAGATTGGCGCGGAATATCCAAAGGCCGAGCTTTTCTTTATCGTCGGAGTGGATGCTGCCGCAACCCTGCCGCAGTGGTTCCAGGTCGAGCGGCTTCTGCACCTCTGCCGAATTGCGATCGTCGAGCGGCCAGGCTACATCTTCGATCCGCAGGCGCTCTTTGAGGCGCTACCGCTGGCCCGTGAGCGAACGGTGCTCGTCCCCGGACCGGCGCTCGACATCTCGGCATCGGAGGTGCGCCAGCGATTGCGCGCGGGCCGTCCCGTACGCTACCATCTACCAGCCGCAGTTTCTCAGTATATCGAGCAGCGCG